In Etheostoma cragini isolate CJK2018 chromosome 9, CSU_Ecrag_1.0, whole genome shotgun sequence, the following are encoded in one genomic region:
- the kif1aa gene encoding kinesin-like protein KIF1A isoform X10, which translates to MAGASVKVAVRVRPFNSREIGKESKCIIQMSGNTTTIINPKQAKDNKSFNFDYSYWSHTSPEDINFASQLQVYKDIGEEMLLHAFEGYNVCIFAYGQTGAGKSYTMMGKQDVKDQQGIIPLLCEDLFTKFNDNADNSMSYSVEVSYMEIYCERVRDLLNPKNKGNLRVREHPLMGPYVEDLSKLAVTAYNDIQDLMDSGNKARTVAATNMNETSSRSHAVFNIIFTQKRYDAETDNTSEKVSKISLVDLAGSERADSTGAKGTRLKEGANINKSLTTLGKVISALAEVDSGPNKNKKKKKVESFIPYRDSVLTWLLRENLGGNSRTAMVAALSPADINYDETLSTLRYADRAKQIRCNAVINEDPNNRLVRELKEEVSRLKDLLFSQGLGDIIETYRATGDDIEGLKLTNAMTGMSPSPSLSALSSRAGSIASLHDRIMFSPGSEEAIERLKETEKIIAELNETWEEKLRRTEAIRMEREALLAEMGVAMREDGGTVGVFSPKKTPHLVNLNEDPLMSECLLYYIKDGITRVGRVDASSRQDIVLSGHFIKDEHCTFTSSTGPMGETVVLEPCEGAETYVNGKLVTEPTVLKSGNRIILGKSHVFRFNHPVQARAERERTPCAETPAEPVDWAFAQRELLDKQGIDMKQEMEQRLQELEDQYRKEREEANNLLEQQRLDYESKLEALQKQVDSYYPEAPDEEEEPEEEVQWTERERELAVWSFRKWRCYQFTSLRDLLWGNAIFLKEANAISVELKKKVQFQFVLLTDTLYSPLPPDLLPAEGTKDNEKRHFPRTIVAVEVQDQKNGATHYWTLQKLRQRLDLMREMYDRAADVPNNTTEDSENVMTGGDPFYDRFPWFRLVGRNPIFNTCMSERMSDPTPSPTLSNSEITELADPQREGQGEDDELDELEKLDDLDDDIFLDDPCSELGGEDDDDDDDDDDGDDDDEGELCRGSGEGQDPFYNRSPLFSVVGRAFVYLSNLLYPVPLVHRVAIVSEKGEVKGFLRVAVQAISGALCFPPADEEAPDYGSGVRQSGTAKISFEDQQYEKFQSESCSVGLSRTGISQEELRIVEGEGQNSELGPSADEVNNNTCAAGADELESPLKSLVGPLDTTLEHLKIGNVFTFRVTVLQASSISAEYADIFCQFNFIHRHDEAFSTEPLKNTGRGPPLGFYHVQNIAVEVTKSFVEYIKTQPIVFEVFGHYQKQPFIPLCKDVISPLRPCRRQFPRVMPLSKPVPATKLTAMTRPQAGPCHCKYDLMVFFEICELEATGDYIPAVVDHRGGMPCHGTFLLHQGLQRRITVTIVHESGGDMEWKDIRELVVGRLRNTPEADETIIDPNILSLNILSAGYVRPMQEDSISLGVDHRTFYRFEAAWDSSMHNSLLLNRVTPYGEKSYMTLSAYLEMENCLQPAIITKDICMVFYSRDTKLSASRSIRNLFGTGSLRAADGNRVTGVYEVSLCNLAEAGSPGMQRRRRRVLDTSVAYVRGEENLAGWRPRSDSLILDHQWELEKLSLLQDVEKTKHYLLLREKLESTLLMGHESLQTCITEELSESPQPPEVDPEVSSSSKIITERQRELAAKCLRLLTHSFNREYSLVCVSASESKISEMSVTMLRDSASIPALNTITPSSTCPSLVDGCYGNAELRVPMPRSRAVSPSPNTEQDAEAKKSINGASETKLRTCKFVPDIQEIRVSPIVSKKGYLHFLEPQTNGWVKRYVVVRRPYVYIYNTERDAVERAILNLSSAQVEYSEDQQAMLKTPYTFAVCTEHRGILLQATNDKEMHDWLYAFNPLLAGTIRSKLSRRRAGQMRM; encoded by the exons ATGGCAGGGGCCTCTGTGAAGGTGGCGGTGCGTGTCCGCCCCTTCAATTCAAGGGAGAttggaaaagaaagcaaatgcaTCATTCAGATGTCCGGAAACACCACCA CCATCATCAACCCCAAGCAGGCCAAAGACAACAAGAGCTTCAACTTCGATTACTCCTACTGGTCTCACACCTCG CCAGAGGACATCAACTTTGCCTCTCAGCTGCAAGTGTACAAAGACATTGGAGAGGAAATGTTGCTGCACGCCTTCGAGGGATACAACGTCTGCATCTTTGCTTATGGTCAGACAGGCGCTGGCAAGTCTTACACCATGATGGGGAAACAGGATGTCAAGGATCAACAAGGAATCATTCCCCTG CTGTGTGAAGATCTTTTTACCAAATTTAATGACAATGCAGACAACAGCATGTCCTATTCTGTGGAG GTAAGCTACATGGAAATCTACTGTGAACGTGTGCGGGATTTACTGAACCCCAAAAATAAAGGGAACCTGCGTGTCAGAGAACATCCTCTGATGGGACCTTATGTTGAGGACCTGTCCAAACTGGCTGTCACCGCCTACAATGACATCCAGGATCTGATGGACTCTGGCAACAAGGCCAG GACGGTGGCTGCCACCAACATGAATGAGACCAGCAGTCGCTCGCATGCTGTCTTTAACATCATATTCACCCAGAAACGCTATGATGCTGAGACTGATAACACCTCTGAGAAG GTCAGCAAAATAAGTTTGGTGGATTTGGCTGGGAGTGAGAGGGCAGATTCTACTGGAGCCAAAGGAACTCGGCTTAAG GAAGGAGCAAATATCAACAAATCTCTAACTACACTGGGGAAAGTCATCTCTGCTTTGGCAGAAGTG GACTCTGGGCCAAATAAG aataaaaagaagaagaaggtggaaAGCTTCATCCCTTACAGAGATTCAGTTTTGACCTGGCTACTGAGAGAAAATTTGG GGGGGAATTCTCGTACTGCGATGGTAGCTGCCTTAAGTCCAGCTGATATCAATTACGATGAGACCCTCAGCACACTCAG GTACGCAGATCGCGCCAAACAGATTCGCTGTAACGCTGTTATCAATGAGGATCCCAACAACCGATTGGTGCGAGAGCTGAAGGAGGAGGTGTCTCGTCTGAAAGATCTCCTCTTCTCCCAGGGCCTGGGTGACATCATTGAGA CATATCGAGCAACTGGTGATGACATAGAGggtttgaaat TGACCAATGCCATGACGGGGATGAGtccctctccgtctctctcagCCTTGTCCAGCCGTGCCGGATCGATCGCCAGTCTTCATGACCGCATCATGTTCAGCCCAGGCAGCGAAGAGGCAATCGAGAGGCTGAAG gAAACAGAGAAAATCATTGCTGAACTCAATGAGACTTGGGAAGAGAAACTTCGTCGAACAGAAGCCATTAGAATGGAAAG AGAGGCCTTGCTGGCAGAAATGGGTGTAGCAATGCGAGAAGATGGTGGGACAGTTGGTGTGTTCTCTCCCAAAAAG ACCCCTCATCTGGTGAATCTCAACGAGGACCCTCTGATGTCTGAGTGCTTGCTGTACTACATTAAAGATGGAATCACCAG ggTAGGTCGTGTTGACGCCAGCAGTCGTCAGGATATAGTCCTCAGCGGCCACTTCATCAAGGATGAGCACTGCACCTTTACCAGTTCTACTGGTCCAATGGGAGAAA CAGTTGTCCTTGAGCCGTGTGAAGGAGCAGAGACTTATGTTAACGGGAAGCTAGTAACAGAGCCCACTGTCCTAAAATCAG GAAATCGCATCATTCTGGGGAAGAGCCATGTGTTCCGGTTCAACCACCCTGTGCAGGCCAGGGCTGAGAGGGAGCGGACTCCATGTGCAGAGACCCCTGCTGAGCCTGTGGACTGGGCCTTCGCCCAGAGGGAGCTGCTGGACAAACAGGGGATTGACatgaaacaggaaatggaacaGAG GCTGCAGGAGTTGGAAGACCAGTATcgcaaagaaagagaggaagccAACAACCTCCTGGAACAGCAAAGACTG GATTATGAGAGCAAGCTGGAGGCTCTCCAGAAGCAAGTGGACAGTTACTACCCAGAAGCCcctgatgaagaggaagaaccAGAAGAGGAAG TGCAatggacagagagggaaagagagctGGCTGTGTGGAGCTTTCGTAAGTGGCGGTGCTACCAGTTCACCTCCCTCCGTGACCTGCTATGGGGGAATGCCATCTTCCTTAAGGAGGCCAATGCTATCAGTGTGGAACTCAAGAAGAAG GTCCAGTTCCAGTTTGTTCTACTCACAGACACTCTATACTCCCCCCTGCCTCCAGACCTGTTGCCCGCAGAGGGAACTAAGGACAATGAGAAGCGACACTTCCCACGCACCATTGTAGCCGTGGAGGTACAGGATCAGAAAAATGGAGCCACCCACTATTGGACATTACAAAAACTAAG ACAGAGACTCGATCTCATGAGAGAGATGTATGATCGCGCTGCTGATGTGCCCAACAATACCACTGAAGACAGTGAAAATGTAATGACTGGAGGGGACCCCTTTTATGACCGCTTCCCTTGGTTCCGTCTGGTTGGAAG AAACCCCATTTTCAACACATGCATGAGCGAGCGCATGAGTGACCCTACCCCATCCCCGACCCTCTCCAACTCTGAAATTACGGAGCTGGCTGACCCACAGCGGGAGGGTCAAGGGGAGGATGATGAGTTGGATGAGTTGGAGAAGTTGGATGACCTGGACGATGATATCTTTTTGGACGACCCGTGCTCGGAGCTCGGGggagaggatgatgatgatgatgatgatgatgatgatggtgatgatgatgatgagggaGAGCTCTGCCGTGGCTCCGGCGAAGGCCAGGATCCCTTTTACAACCGCTCACCATTATTCAGTGTAGTGGGAAG GGCTTTTGTTTATCTGAGTAACCTGCTGTACCCAGTTCCTCTCGTCCACCGCGTGGCCATCGTCAGCGAGAAGGGGGAAGTGAAGGGCTTCCTCCGAGTGGCGGTGCAGGCCATATCAG GTGCTTTGTGTTTCCCTCCAGCTGATGAGGAAGCTCCTGACTATGGCTCAGGAGTAAGGCAGTCAGGCACTGCCAAAATCTCATTTGAGGATCAGCAGTATGAAAAG TTCCAGTCCGAGTCCTGCTCTGTAGGACTGTCCCGTACAGGGATTTCACAGGAAGAGCTTCGTATCgtggagggggaggggcagAATTCAGAACTGGGACCCTCAGCTGATGAGGTCAACAATAACACATGTGCGG CTGGTGCAGATGAGTTGGAGAGTCCGCTGAAGAGTCTGGTGGGCCCGCTTGACACAACTCTGGAGCACCTAAAGATTGGTAATGTTTTTACCTTCAGGGTGACTGTCCTTCAAGCCTCCAGCATCTCTGCAGAATATGCTGATATCTTTTGCCAGTTTAA TTTCATTCACCGCCATGATGAGGCCTTTTCCACTGAGCCCCTAAAAAACACAGGCCGCGGCCCCCCTCTTGGCTTCTACCATGTGCAGAAT ATTGCTGTTGAAGTGACTAAATCCTTCGTTGAATACATCAAGACTCAGCCAATTGTGTTTGAAGTGTTTGGACACTACCAGAAACAGCCTTTTATTCCACTCTGTAAAGACGTCATCAG TCCACTACGTCCCTGCAGAAGACAGTTCCCCCGAGTGATGCCTCTGTCCAAGCCAG TACCTGCCACTAAGCTGACAGCGATGACGCGCCCGCAGGCAGGACCCTGTCACTGCAAATATGATCTCATGGTGTTCTTTGAGATCTGCGAGCTGGAAGCCACTGGAGA CTACATCCCTGCAGTAGTGGACCACAGAGGAGGAATGCCTTGTCATGGCACATTCCTACTGCACCAG GGCCTCCAGAGGAGAATCACTGTTACCATTGTACATGAGTCAGGAGGTGACATGGAATGGAAGGACATCCGTGAGCTTGTTGTGG GTCGTCTCCGCAACACCCCTGAAGCCGATGAGACCATCATTGACCccaatattctctctctcaacaTCCTGTCTGCTGGGTATGTCAGGCCCATGCAAGAAGACAG TATTTCCTTAGGAGTTGACCATAG GACTTTCTACCGCTTTGAGGCCGCTTGGGATAGCTCCATGCACAACTCCCTGCTCTTAAACCGAGTCACTCCGTATGGAGAGAAAAGCTACATGACCTTATCAGCCTACTTGGAG ATGGAGAACTGCCTCCAGCCTGCAATCATAACCAAAGATATCTGCATGGTGTTTTACTCTCGAGACACAAAGCTCTCAGCCTCCCGCTCTATTCGAAACCTTTTTGGTACTGGAAGCCTGAGAGCGGCGGATGG AAACCGTGTAACTGGAGTTTATGAGGTCAGCCTATGTAACCTAGCAGAGGCAGGAAGCCCAG GTATGCAGAGGAGACGCAGGCGGGTGCTGGACACCTCAGTGGCCTACGTCCGTGGGGAGGAGAACCTGGCTGGGTGGAGGCCCCGTAGTGACAGCCTCATTCTGGACCACCAGTGGGAGCTGGAGAAACTCAGCCTCCTTCAAGAT GTGGAGAAGACCAAACATTACCTCCTTCTAAGGGAGAAACTGGAGTCTACCCTGCTCATGGGCCATGAGTCCCTGCAGACCTGCATCACTGAGGAGCTGAGTGAGTCTCCTCAACCCCCCGAGGTTGACCCGGAGGTCAGCTCCAGCTCAAAAATCATCACTGAGAGGCAGAGGGAGCTCGCTGCTAAG TGTTTGCGGCTGCTCACTCACTCCTTTAACCGAGAATACAGCCTTGTATGTGTCAGCGCCAGTGAAAGCAAG ATCTCAGAGATGTCAGTCACAATGCTAAGAGACTCTGCTTCGATCCCTGCTCTCAACACAATCACACCCTCCTCAACATGCCCTTCGCTGGTTGATGGTTGCTATGGCAATGCTGAACTCAG AGTCCCTATGCCTCGCTCTCGTGCCGTCAGCCCTAGTCCTAACACAGAGCAGGACGCAGAGGCTAAGAAGTCCATCAACGGAGCCTCTGAAACCAAACTACGGACCTGCAAATTTGTTCCTGATATCCAGGAAATTAGAGTCAG CCCCATTGTGTCAAAGAAGGGTTACTTACATTTCTTGGAGCCACAAACCAACGGATGGGTGAAGCGCTATGTTGTTGTGCGCCGGCCGTACGTCTACATctacaacacagagagagacgcTGTGGAGCGGGCTATCCTCAACCTCTCCTCTGCCCAGGTTGAGTACAGTGAGGACCAGCAGGCAATGCTGAAG ACCCCGTACACATTCGCAGTGTGTACAGAACATCGTGGAATATTGCTTCAAGCCACTAATGACAAAGAGATGCACGACTGGCTGTATGCGTTCAATCCTCTCCTTGCTGGAACtatcag GTCAAAGCTGTCGAGAAGACGAGCCGGACAGATGAGGATGTGA
- the kif1aa gene encoding kinesin-like protein KIF1A isoform X25 has protein sequence MAGASVKVAVRVRPFNSREIGKESKCIIQMSGNTTTIINPKQAKDNKSFNFDYSYWSHTSPEDINFASQLQVYKDIGEEMLLHAFEGYNVCIFAYGQTGAGKSYTMMGKQDVKDQQGIIPLLCEDLFTKFNDNADNSMSYSVEVSYMEIYCERVRDLLNPKNKGNLRVREHPLMGPYVEDLSKLAVTAYNDIQDLMDSGNKARTVAATNMNETSSRSHAVFNIIFTQKRYDAETDNTSEKVSKISLVDLAGSERADSTGAKGTRLKEGANINKSLTTLGKVISALAEVDSGPNKNKKKKKVESFIPYRDSVLTWLLRENLGGNSRTAMVAALSPADINYDETLSTLRYADRAKQIRCNAVINEDPNNRLVRELKEEVSRLKDLLFSQGLGDIIETYRATGDDIEGLKLTNAMTGMSPSPSLSALSSRAGSIASLHDRIMFSPGSEEAIERLKETEKIIAELNETWEEKLRRTEAIRMEREALLAEMGVAMREDGGTVGVFSPKKTPHLVNLNEDPLMSECLLYYIKDGITRVGRVDASSRQDIVLSGHFIKDEHCTFTSSTGPMGETVVLEPCEGAETYVNGKLVTEPTVLKSGNRIILGKSHVFRFNHPVQARAERERTPCAETPAEPVDWAFAQRELLDKQGIDMKQEMEQRLQELEDQYRKEREEANNLLEQQRLDYESKLEALQKQVDSYYPEAPDEEEEPEEEVQWTERERELAVWSFRKWRCYQFTSLRDLLWGNAIFLKEANAISVELKKKVQFQFVLLTDTLYSPLPPDLLPAEGTKDNEKRHFPRTIVAVEVQDQKNGATHYWTLQKLRQRLDLMREMYDRAADVPNNTTEDSENVMTGGDPFYDRFPWFRLVGRNPIFNTCMSERMSDPTPSPTLSNSEITELADPQREGQGEDDELDELEKLDDLDDDIFLDDPCSELGGEDDDDDDDDDDGDDDDEGELCRGSGEGQDPFYNRSPLFSVVGRAFVYLSNLLYPVPLVHRVAIVSEKGEVKGFLRVAVQAISGALCFPPADEEAPDYGSGVRQSGTAKISFEDQQYEKFQSESCSVGLSRTGISQEELRIVEGEGQNSELGPSADEVNNNTCAAGADELESPLKSLVGPLDTTLEHLKIGNVFTFRVTVLQASSISAEYADIFCQFNFIHRHDEAFSTEPLKNTGRGPPLGFYHVQNIAVEVTKSFVEYIKTQPIVFEVFGHYQKQPFIPLCKDVISPLRPCRRQFPRVMPLSKPVDSDASPDREKSLDLIRYLVPDVFNGTLVDSLSDHALSAAGLAASFLLEGTERAQLTAPPTSVCSVIKAQKPVPATKLTAMTRPQAGPCHCKYDLMVFFEICELEATGDYIPAVVDHRGGMPCHGTFLLHQGLQRRITVTIVHESGGDMEWKDIRELVVGRLRNTPEADETIIDPNILSLNILSAGYVRPMQEDRRPHLQYNIQSDHEQSESKSYLRVILET, from the exons ATGGCAGGGGCCTCTGTGAAGGTGGCGGTGCGTGTCCGCCCCTTCAATTCAAGGGAGAttggaaaagaaagcaaatgcaTCATTCAGATGTCCGGAAACACCACCA CCATCATCAACCCCAAGCAGGCCAAAGACAACAAGAGCTTCAACTTCGATTACTCCTACTGGTCTCACACCTCG CCAGAGGACATCAACTTTGCCTCTCAGCTGCAAGTGTACAAAGACATTGGAGAGGAAATGTTGCTGCACGCCTTCGAGGGATACAACGTCTGCATCTTTGCTTATGGTCAGACAGGCGCTGGCAAGTCTTACACCATGATGGGGAAACAGGATGTCAAGGATCAACAAGGAATCATTCCCCTG CTGTGTGAAGATCTTTTTACCAAATTTAATGACAATGCAGACAACAGCATGTCCTATTCTGTGGAG GTAAGCTACATGGAAATCTACTGTGAACGTGTGCGGGATTTACTGAACCCCAAAAATAAAGGGAACCTGCGTGTCAGAGAACATCCTCTGATGGGACCTTATGTTGAGGACCTGTCCAAACTGGCTGTCACCGCCTACAATGACATCCAGGATCTGATGGACTCTGGCAACAAGGCCAG GACGGTGGCTGCCACCAACATGAATGAGACCAGCAGTCGCTCGCATGCTGTCTTTAACATCATATTCACCCAGAAACGCTATGATGCTGAGACTGATAACACCTCTGAGAAG GTCAGCAAAATAAGTTTGGTGGATTTGGCTGGGAGTGAGAGGGCAGATTCTACTGGAGCCAAAGGAACTCGGCTTAAG GAAGGAGCAAATATCAACAAATCTCTAACTACACTGGGGAAAGTCATCTCTGCTTTGGCAGAAGTG GACTCTGGGCCAAATAAG aataaaaagaagaagaaggtggaaAGCTTCATCCCTTACAGAGATTCAGTTTTGACCTGGCTACTGAGAGAAAATTTGG GGGGGAATTCTCGTACTGCGATGGTAGCTGCCTTAAGTCCAGCTGATATCAATTACGATGAGACCCTCAGCACACTCAG GTACGCAGATCGCGCCAAACAGATTCGCTGTAACGCTGTTATCAATGAGGATCCCAACAACCGATTGGTGCGAGAGCTGAAGGAGGAGGTGTCTCGTCTGAAAGATCTCCTCTTCTCCCAGGGCCTGGGTGACATCATTGAGA CATATCGAGCAACTGGTGATGACATAGAGggtttgaaat TGACCAATGCCATGACGGGGATGAGtccctctccgtctctctcagCCTTGTCCAGCCGTGCCGGATCGATCGCCAGTCTTCATGACCGCATCATGTTCAGCCCAGGCAGCGAAGAGGCAATCGAGAGGCTGAAG gAAACAGAGAAAATCATTGCTGAACTCAATGAGACTTGGGAAGAGAAACTTCGTCGAACAGAAGCCATTAGAATGGAAAG AGAGGCCTTGCTGGCAGAAATGGGTGTAGCAATGCGAGAAGATGGTGGGACAGTTGGTGTGTTCTCTCCCAAAAAG ACCCCTCATCTGGTGAATCTCAACGAGGACCCTCTGATGTCTGAGTGCTTGCTGTACTACATTAAAGATGGAATCACCAG ggTAGGTCGTGTTGACGCCAGCAGTCGTCAGGATATAGTCCTCAGCGGCCACTTCATCAAGGATGAGCACTGCACCTTTACCAGTTCTACTGGTCCAATGGGAGAAA CAGTTGTCCTTGAGCCGTGTGAAGGAGCAGAGACTTATGTTAACGGGAAGCTAGTAACAGAGCCCACTGTCCTAAAATCAG GAAATCGCATCATTCTGGGGAAGAGCCATGTGTTCCGGTTCAACCACCCTGTGCAGGCCAGGGCTGAGAGGGAGCGGACTCCATGTGCAGAGACCCCTGCTGAGCCTGTGGACTGGGCCTTCGCCCAGAGGGAGCTGCTGGACAAACAGGGGATTGACatgaaacaggaaatggaacaGAG GCTGCAGGAGTTGGAAGACCAGTATcgcaaagaaagagaggaagccAACAACCTCCTGGAACAGCAAAGACTG GATTATGAGAGCAAGCTGGAGGCTCTCCAGAAGCAAGTGGACAGTTACTACCCAGAAGCCcctgatgaagaggaagaaccAGAAGAGGAAG TGCAatggacagagagggaaagagagctGGCTGTGTGGAGCTTTCGTAAGTGGCGGTGCTACCAGTTCACCTCCCTCCGTGACCTGCTATGGGGGAATGCCATCTTCCTTAAGGAGGCCAATGCTATCAGTGTGGAACTCAAGAAGAAG GTCCAGTTCCAGTTTGTTCTACTCACAGACACTCTATACTCCCCCCTGCCTCCAGACCTGTTGCCCGCAGAGGGAACTAAGGACAATGAGAAGCGACACTTCCCACGCACCATTGTAGCCGTGGAGGTACAGGATCAGAAAAATGGAGCCACCCACTATTGGACATTACAAAAACTAAG ACAGAGACTCGATCTCATGAGAGAGATGTATGATCGCGCTGCTGATGTGCCCAACAATACCACTGAAGACAGTGAAAATGTAATGACTGGAGGGGACCCCTTTTATGACCGCTTCCCTTGGTTCCGTCTGGTTGGAAG AAACCCCATTTTCAACACATGCATGAGCGAGCGCATGAGTGACCCTACCCCATCCCCGACCCTCTCCAACTCTGAAATTACGGAGCTGGCTGACCCACAGCGGGAGGGTCAAGGGGAGGATGATGAGTTGGATGAGTTGGAGAAGTTGGATGACCTGGACGATGATATCTTTTTGGACGACCCGTGCTCGGAGCTCGGGggagaggatgatgatgatgatgatgatgatgatgatggtgatgatgatgatgagggaGAGCTCTGCCGTGGCTCCGGCGAAGGCCAGGATCCCTTTTACAACCGCTCACCATTATTCAGTGTAGTGGGAAG GGCTTTTGTTTATCTGAGTAACCTGCTGTACCCAGTTCCTCTCGTCCACCGCGTGGCCATCGTCAGCGAGAAGGGGGAAGTGAAGGGCTTCCTCCGAGTGGCGGTGCAGGCCATATCAG GTGCTTTGTGTTTCCCTCCAGCTGATGAGGAAGCTCCTGACTATGGCTCAGGAGTAAGGCAGTCAGGCACTGCCAAAATCTCATTTGAGGATCAGCAGTATGAAAAG TTCCAGTCCGAGTCCTGCTCTGTAGGACTGTCCCGTACAGGGATTTCACAGGAAGAGCTTCGTATCgtggagggggaggggcagAATTCAGAACTGGGACCCTCAGCTGATGAGGTCAACAATAACACATGTGCGG CTGGTGCAGATGAGTTGGAGAGTCCGCTGAAGAGTCTGGTGGGCCCGCTTGACACAACTCTGGAGCACCTAAAGATTGGTAATGTTTTTACCTTCAGGGTGACTGTCCTTCAAGCCTCCAGCATCTCTGCAGAATATGCTGATATCTTTTGCCAGTTTAA TTTCATTCACCGCCATGATGAGGCCTTTTCCACTGAGCCCCTAAAAAACACAGGCCGCGGCCCCCCTCTTGGCTTCTACCATGTGCAGAAT ATTGCTGTTGAAGTGACTAAATCCTTCGTTGAATACATCAAGACTCAGCCAATTGTGTTTGAAGTGTTTGGACACTACCAGAAACAGCCTTTTATTCCACTCTGTAAAGACGTCATCAG TCCACTACGTCCCTGCAGAAGACAGTTCCCCCGAGTGATGCCTCTGTCCAAGCCAG TTGACTCTGACGCCTCGCCAGACCGGGAGAAATCGCTGGACCTGATCCGATACCTGGTCCCAGATGTGTTCAATGGGACGCTGGTGGACTCGTTGTCAGACCACGCTCTGTCTGCTGCTGGCTTGGCTGCTTCCTTCCTACTGGAAGGAACTGAGCGAGCTCAGCTGACAGCTCCACCCACTTCTGTCTGTTCAGTTATTAAAGCTCAGAAGCCGG TACCTGCCACTAAGCTGACAGCGATGACGCGCCCGCAGGCAGGACCCTGTCACTGCAAATATGATCTCATGGTGTTCTTTGAGATCTGCGAGCTGGAAGCCACTGGAGA CTACATCCCTGCAGTAGTGGACCACAGAGGAGGAATGCCTTGTCATGGCACATTCCTACTGCACCAG GGCCTCCAGAGGAGAATCACTGTTACCATTGTACATGAGTCAGGAGGTGACATGGAATGGAAGGACATCCGTGAGCTTGTTGTGG GTCGTCTCCGCAACACCCCTGAAGCCGATGAGACCATCATTGACCccaatattctctctctcaacaTCCTGTCTGCTGGGTATGTCAGGCCCATGCAAGAAGACAG GAGGCCACACTTACAGTACAACATCCAGAGTGACCATGAGCAAAGTGAATCAAAGAGTTATTTAAGAGTCATTCTTGAAACTTAA